One Cryobacterium psychrophilum DNA segment encodes these proteins:
- a CDS encoding PA domain-containing protein: MIKPFYARTALVLVSALMIAAAAPAAGSVSRLADDGAINSGKETHAHDDAQHGVSEGHLPPTNNNVTKIGNIDLFAGAEEPGRIADVAVMGNYAYLTAFYAPECDRGGVYIVDISDPTSPKQVSKISSHVGTFSGEGSQVISLNTPSFTGDLLIYQNEICPGSKVGVGGITLIDVTNPLKPKKLVEGFGDFSVKGKSQTHSNETHSAFAWQDGSQAYAVLVDNEEAEDIDIIDITNPSRPKLISETSLADQTKQPNGAVHGDAAFLHDMVVKEIDGIQTMLVSYWDGGYAKLNVENPASPQFIADTDFAAVDPVRFEVTNGAQVISPEGNGHQAEFTRDNQFFIATDEDFDPYRVTATMGDGTAFTAVQGSDVPQINVNTTLAGDTRGVGLACDAATILPADASHTVAVIERGVCDFAVKVQNVEAKGYLGAIVFNRTGDGGCEALVSMLVTAGIPAVFVSRTDGFRILGGLPAGYSCDASGAGTAAPPVGTDGQTVDLKAVFDGWGYVHLYDANTMAEVDQYYLPEGQDPAFAAGFGDLSVHEVATDPDEDLAYVSYYAGGFRVLSYGPTGLKEVGSYIDEGGNNFWGVQVYTHPNGQKYVLASDRDSGLYILQYTGP; encoded by the coding sequence TTGATTAAGCCGTTTTACGCTCGCACAGCTCTTGTTTTGGTCAGCGCGCTGATGATCGCCGCTGCAGCCCCCGCCGCCGGCAGCGTTTCGCGCCTGGCCGACGACGGCGCTATCAACTCCGGCAAGGAGACACACGCGCATGACGACGCGCAGCACGGCGTCAGCGAGGGCCACCTTCCACCGACGAATAACAACGTCACGAAGATCGGCAACATCGACCTGTTCGCAGGGGCGGAGGAACCGGGGCGCATCGCGGATGTGGCGGTCATGGGCAATTACGCGTACCTCACCGCCTTCTACGCACCGGAGTGCGATCGCGGCGGTGTCTACATCGTGGACATCTCCGATCCCACATCTCCGAAGCAGGTCTCCAAGATCTCCAGCCACGTTGGAACATTCAGCGGCGAAGGATCCCAGGTCATCAGCCTGAACACGCCATCGTTCACGGGCGACCTTCTGATCTACCAGAATGAGATTTGCCCCGGCTCGAAAGTCGGAGTGGGGGGTATCACCCTCATCGACGTGACGAATCCTCTGAAGCCGAAGAAACTCGTCGAGGGCTTCGGGGACTTCAGCGTGAAGGGGAAGAGCCAAACTCACTCGAACGAGACTCACTCTGCGTTCGCCTGGCAGGACGGTTCCCAGGCATACGCGGTTCTCGTGGATAACGAGGAAGCCGAAGACATCGACATCATCGACATCACCAATCCGAGCCGGCCGAAGCTCATCTCAGAGACAAGTCTTGCCGACCAGACGAAGCAGCCGAACGGCGCCGTTCACGGGGACGCCGCATTCCTGCACGACATGGTGGTGAAGGAGATAGACGGTATCCAGACGATGCTCGTGTCCTACTGGGACGGTGGCTACGCCAAGCTGAATGTCGAGAATCCGGCGAGTCCCCAGTTCATCGCGGACACCGATTTCGCGGCCGTCGACCCGGTGCGCTTCGAAGTGACGAACGGTGCGCAGGTGATATCCCCGGAGGGCAACGGCCATCAGGCCGAGTTCACTCGCGACAACCAATTCTTCATTGCTACCGACGAGGACTTCGACCCCTACCGTGTGACAGCGACGATGGGCGATGGCACCGCATTCACGGCGGTGCAGGGCTCGGATGTCCCGCAAATCAACGTGAATACGACGCTTGCGGGCGATACTCGCGGAGTGGGACTCGCCTGTGATGCCGCGACGATCCTGCCAGCCGACGCCTCCCACACGGTGGCGGTCATCGAACGCGGAGTCTGCGACTTCGCGGTGAAGGTGCAGAACGTGGAGGCTAAGGGATACCTCGGCGCGATCGTCTTCAACCGCACGGGCGATGGCGGCTGCGAGGCTCTGGTGTCGATGCTCGTAACGGCAGGGATCCCGGCTGTCTTCGTCTCGCGCACGGATGGCTTCCGGATCCTCGGCGGTCTCCCGGCCGGATACAGCTGTGATGCCTCCGGCGCCGGAACTGCGGCTCCGCCCGTCGGCACCGACGGGCAGACGGTGGATCTCAAGGCGGTATTCGACGGATGGGGTTATGTCCATCTCTATGATGCGAACACCATGGCAGAGGTGGACCAGTACTACCTGCCGGAAGGTCAGGATCCCGCGTTCGCCGCAGGCTTCGGCGACCTTTCGGTCCACGAGGTCGCCACGGACCCCGACGAAGACCTCGCGTACGTCTCGTATTACGCGGGCGGGTTCCGTGTGCTCAGCTACGGTCCGACCGGGCTCAAGGAGGTCGGTAGCTACATCGACGAGGGCGGTAACAACTTCTGGGGCGTACAGGTGTATACGCATCCCAACGGCCAGAAGTACGTGCTCGCCTCGGACCGCGACAGTGGGCTGTACATCTTGCAGTACACCGGTCCGTGA
- a CDS encoding AMP-dependent synthetase/ligase, which yields MHQIDHPARTTVTPTANASDLLMERVAATPELVLFSRVVESGRLDITAAEFLAQVKSLAKGFIAAGLQPGQRIGLIAGTRYEWSLIDFAAWFAGVVLVPIYETSSPFQIRWNLGDSGAVAVIVEDAALRARVGEVLPELPEVERVWTIDDGDLDVLTTQGTTIGDVELERRRSLANEDDIATIIYTSGTTGTPKGCVLTHGNFVELSRNTANELPEVFASGASTLLFLPMAHVFARFIAVVSVYGGVRIAHEGDTKKLIERLGEFKPTFLFAVPRVFEKIYNSSEQRAEAGGRGKLFRQAVETAIARSKALDQGHVPLGLRVRFAVLDRLVLSKLRTALGGRVQFAVSGGGPLGERLGHFYRSLGVSILEGYGLTETTAPATVCRPGSVKIGTVGPPLPGVSVRIADDGEVEIAGVNVFKEYWRNPDATAAVFDDGWLRTGDLGTLDEKGNLAITGRKKEIIVTAGGKNVAPTALEVPITSNPIVGQAVVVGDRRPFITALVTLDAEMLPAWLRNNGLDPAMGRDVAAAHPAVRAEVQRAIDHGNSFVSRAESIRSFVILSTEFTEASGHLTPKLSTKRSVILDDFASEIELLYAGTPGHIDAAPHRESKLSQTFT from the coding sequence ATGCACCAGATCGACCATCCCGCCCGCACGACCGTGACCCCCACCGCCAACGCAAGCGATCTGTTGATGGAGCGCGTCGCCGCAACGCCAGAACTGGTGCTCTTCTCCCGTGTTGTGGAGTCCGGGAGGTTGGATATCACGGCAGCGGAGTTTCTGGCGCAAGTGAAGAGTCTCGCGAAGGGATTCATTGCGGCCGGCCTTCAGCCGGGGCAGCGCATCGGACTGATCGCCGGTACCCGCTACGAGTGGAGCCTGATTGATTTTGCGGCCTGGTTCGCCGGGGTCGTCCTCGTCCCGATCTACGAAACGTCGTCGCCGTTCCAGATCCGCTGGAACCTGGGTGACTCTGGGGCCGTTGCTGTGATCGTTGAGGACGCCGCGCTGCGCGCTCGAGTGGGGGAGGTGTTGCCGGAGCTGCCGGAGGTCGAACGGGTCTGGACGATCGATGACGGTGACCTCGACGTGCTCACCACCCAAGGGACCACGATCGGCGACGTCGAGCTTGAACGTCGACGCAGCCTCGCGAACGAAGATGACATCGCCACGATCATCTATACTTCGGGCACGACAGGCACCCCCAAGGGCTGCGTGCTGACCCACGGCAACTTCGTCGAGTTGAGTCGCAACACGGCCAACGAACTCCCCGAGGTATTCGCGTCCGGAGCATCCACGCTGCTCTTCCTCCCGATGGCGCACGTTTTTGCGCGCTTCATCGCTGTCGTGAGCGTGTATGGCGGGGTGAGGATCGCCCACGAGGGAGACACGAAGAAGCTGATCGAGAGACTCGGGGAATTCAAACCGACATTCCTCTTCGCCGTCCCACGCGTGTTCGAAAAGATCTACAACTCCAGCGAGCAACGCGCCGAAGCAGGCGGGCGCGGAAAACTGTTCCGACAGGCGGTGGAAACGGCGATCGCCCGCTCGAAGGCCCTTGACCAGGGCCACGTCCCGCTCGGACTCCGTGTGCGCTTCGCAGTGCTCGACCGACTGGTGCTATCCAAGCTGCGGACCGCGCTTGGCGGGAGAGTGCAGTTCGCAGTGTCCGGAGGCGGTCCTCTCGGGGAGCGACTCGGGCATTTCTACCGAAGTCTTGGCGTCAGCATCCTCGAGGGGTACGGGCTGACGGAGACGACCGCCCCGGCCACCGTATGTCGGCCGGGTTCGGTCAAGATCGGCACGGTCGGACCACCCCTGCCCGGTGTGTCCGTGCGCATCGCTGACGATGGCGAAGTCGAGATCGCAGGTGTGAACGTGTTCAAAGAGTACTGGCGCAATCCCGACGCCACCGCTGCCGTATTCGATGACGGCTGGCTCCGAACCGGAGATCTCGGCACACTCGACGAGAAGGGCAACCTGGCCATCACCGGCCGCAAGAAGGAGATCATCGTCACCGCCGGCGGCAAGAACGTGGCACCAACAGCTCTCGAAGTCCCCATCACGAGTAACCCGATCGTCGGGCAGGCGGTGGTCGTCGGCGACCGCCGCCCGTTCATCACAGCGCTCGTCACGCTCGACGCCGAGATGCTGCCGGCTTGGCTTCGTAACAACGGACTGGACCCGGCAATGGGGCGCGACGTGGCCGCAGCACACCCCGCAGTACGAGCCGAGGTGCAGCGGGCGATCGATCACGGCAACTCGTTCGTCTCACGAGCGGAGTCGATTCGCAGCTTCGTCATCCTTTCAACCGAATTCACCGAAGCGAGTGGGCATCTCACGCCGAAACTCTCAACGAAACGCTCGGTCATTCTTGACGACTTCGCGAGCGAGATCGAGCTCCTCTATGCGGGCACCCCGGGCCACATCGACGCCGCGCCCCACCGCGAGTCGAAGTTGTCGCAGACCTTCACGTGA
- a CDS encoding TetR/AcrR family transcriptional regulator, which translates to MSERIDETPVNITDGIFFTMPPVLSRGRHELSREEVLVIHRERLMIAATELLASDGYQGVGVREITARARVSRAAFYAAFDDKDACVFAAYERFIEVLLSRLTAVMAPSSTATATVNSFLEAYLSTLQLDLVAARAFHVEFESLGAAARKCRRDGTTRLATLIRDAQAAISDTPPAPLSDHIGGVYAVRDLVSDALDQSAAPELLSLLPVMSLWTTRLLALKR; encoded by the coding sequence ATGAGCGAGCGTATCGATGAGACGCCGGTAAACATTACCGACGGCATCTTTTTCACGATGCCGCCCGTGCTCAGCCGCGGCCGTCACGAACTGAGCCGCGAAGAGGTACTGGTCATCCACCGGGAACGTCTGATGATTGCCGCGACCGAGTTGCTCGCATCCGATGGCTACCAGGGCGTCGGCGTGCGAGAGATCACAGCCCGCGCCCGCGTCTCCCGGGCCGCGTTCTACGCAGCCTTCGACGACAAGGACGCCTGCGTGTTCGCTGCGTACGAGCGCTTCATCGAGGTACTCCTCAGCCGCCTCACTGCGGTCATGGCCCCCTCCTCCACCGCGACAGCGACCGTGAACAGCTTCCTCGAGGCCTACCTCAGCACCCTGCAGCTCGACCTCGTCGCGGCCCGCGCGTTCCACGTCGAATTCGAATCTCTCGGTGCCGCTGCTCGGAAATGCCGACGTGATGGCACCACCCGCCTCGCCACCCTCATCCGCGACGCACAAGCCGCGATCAGTGACACTCCGCCCGCCCCGCTCAGCGATCACATTGGGGGCGTCTACGCCGTACGCGATCTGGTCTCTGATGCCCTCGACCAATCGGCCGCACCCGAACTGCTCAGCCTGCTGCCCGTGATGTCGTTGTGGACCACCCGGCTCCTCGCCCTCAAACGCTGA
- a CDS encoding acyl-CoA dehydrogenase family protein, whose amino-acid sequence MPHHTLAAEYEELRMRTRAFIRDVVIPAEPRSGERLSDVTRDQLQAAAKAAGVFAPQVPREYGGQGLPLEYWSPIFQECGYWPIGASILNCRAPDEGNMHIQNTGRCR is encoded by the coding sequence ATGCCGCACCACACCCTCGCCGCAGAGTATGAAGAACTGCGGATGCGCACGCGCGCTTTTATCCGCGACGTCGTGATACCGGCCGAACCCCGTTCCGGCGAGCGCCTCAGCGACGTGACCCGCGATCAGCTGCAGGCCGCGGCCAAAGCGGCGGGCGTGTTCGCCCCCCAGGTGCCCCGTGAATACGGCGGCCAGGGCCTGCCCCTCGAGTATTGGTCCCCGATCTTTCAGGAGTGCGGCTATTGGCCCATTGGAGCGTCAATTCTCAACTGCAGGGCACCCGATGAAGGAAACATGCACATTCAGAACACCGGTCGATGCCGATAG
- a CDS encoding TIGR03617 family F420-dependent LLM class oxidoreductase, translating to MGTLPLTPTFALDFGSDVRSSPLETERMAITAEAAGYDGVLVTEITHDPFIGLALAARATERVRLMSGIAVAFARNPMSMATLGNDIHLVSEGRFVLGLGSQVRPHIERRFSMPWSQPAKRMNEYILAVRAIWESWSTGGRLDFRGEFYQHTLMTPFFDPGPNPHGNAPIWLAAVGERMTEVAGSAADGLISHSFTTRDYLEQVSLPALRRGRASAGREAGVLQVSVPALVAIGTDQSSLDAAALATRKQIAFYGSTEAYRPVLALHGWEQLADGLHAASRRGEWDAMAQMIDDDVLHAFAVTGSPAEVAAGLRERFSGIATRLTLNAPYEIDPLALDAVLAELAPR from the coding sequence ATGGGCACTCTACCGCTGACACCGACATTCGCGCTCGACTTCGGCAGTGACGTACGAAGTTCACCCCTCGAGACCGAGCGCATGGCGATAACGGCCGAGGCCGCCGGGTACGACGGCGTGCTCGTGACCGAAATCACCCACGACCCGTTCATCGGGCTCGCGCTCGCCGCACGGGCGACCGAGCGAGTGCGGCTGATGAGCGGCATTGCCGTCGCGTTCGCGCGCAACCCCATGTCGATGGCCACTCTCGGCAACGATATTCACCTCGTGTCAGAGGGCAGGTTCGTACTCGGACTCGGCTCGCAGGTGCGGCCGCACATCGAACGCCGGTTCTCGATGCCGTGGTCGCAGCCGGCCAAGCGAATGAACGAGTACATTCTGGCGGTGCGCGCCATCTGGGAGAGCTGGAGCACCGGCGGCCGGCTCGACTTTCGTGGGGAGTTCTACCAGCACACGCTCATGACGCCGTTCTTCGACCCCGGCCCGAACCCGCACGGTAATGCGCCGATCTGGCTCGCTGCGGTGGGCGAGCGAATGACCGAGGTCGCGGGGTCAGCGGCCGACGGCCTCATCTCCCACAGCTTCACCACCCGGGACTACCTCGAGCAGGTCAGCTTGCCGGCGCTTCGTCGCGGTCGGGCGAGCGCCGGGCGCGAGGCGGGTGTGCTGCAGGTGAGCGTTCCGGCGCTCGTGGCCATCGGTACCGATCAGTCGAGCCTGGATGCCGCTGCGCTCGCAACGCGCAAGCAGATCGCGTTCTACGGCTCGACCGAGGCCTACCGGCCCGTTCTCGCGCTGCATGGCTGGGAGCAGCTCGCCGATGGGCTGCACGCCGCCTCCCGTCGCGGGGAGTGGGACGCCATGGCGCAGATGATCGACGATGACGTGCTTCACGCGTTCGCCGTCACGGGCAGCCCGGCCGAGGTGGCGGCCGGGCTGCGCGAACGTTTCTCGGGAATCGCGACCCGCCTCACGCTCAACGCGCCGTATGAGATCGACCCGCTCGCACTCGACGCCGTTCTCGCGGAGCTGGCTCCCCGCTAA
- a CDS encoding acyl-CoA dehydrogenase family protein: MDFSESSEHAALRSAVASIVSPFGGRYYAEHAKNREPCQEVWLALGAAGFVGVNIDEEYGGGGGGMLDLALVCEESAAQGVPLLLMLVSAAISAEVISEFGTVEQKSTWLPGLADGTSKVVFAITEPDAGSNTHRITTTATKDGDDWVLTGSKYYISGVDEADALLVVARTGRNEKGGALMSLFIVPTDAPGLERTPINMDVMLPEKQFTLFFDDVRLGADSLVGVENNGFQQVFHGLNPERITGAALCIGIARYALAQAARYASEREVWGVPIGTHQGLSHPLAQASMETELAALMMRKAAWLHDNGLPAGEASNTAKYAAAEAAVSAIDAAIQTHGGNGLTSEYGLLPYWGLARLLKIAPVSREMILNYIAQHSLGLPRSY, encoded by the coding sequence GTGGACTTTTCTGAATCATCCGAGCATGCCGCTCTTCGGTCCGCCGTTGCGTCTATCGTCTCGCCGTTCGGCGGCCGATATTACGCCGAGCACGCGAAGAACCGGGAACCCTGCCAGGAAGTCTGGCTCGCCCTCGGCGCAGCCGGATTCGTGGGCGTCAACATCGACGAGGAGTACGGCGGAGGCGGAGGCGGGATGCTCGACCTCGCGCTGGTTTGCGAGGAGTCGGCTGCTCAGGGTGTGCCGCTGCTGCTCATGCTCGTGTCGGCGGCGATCTCTGCCGAGGTGATTTCCGAATTCGGAACCGTCGAGCAGAAGTCCACCTGGCTTCCCGGTCTCGCCGACGGCACGTCAAAGGTGGTCTTCGCCATCACCGAGCCCGATGCGGGCAGCAACACCCACCGCATCACCACTACCGCCACGAAAGACGGTGACGACTGGGTCCTCACCGGCTCCAAGTACTACATCTCCGGCGTGGACGAGGCCGACGCGCTGCTCGTGGTCGCCCGCACGGGCCGCAACGAGAAGGGCGGCGCCCTCATGTCGCTCTTCATCGTGCCCACGGACGCCCCCGGGCTCGAACGCACCCCGATCAACATGGACGTGATGCTGCCCGAGAAGCAGTTCACGCTGTTCTTCGACGACGTGCGGCTCGGAGCAGACTCCCTCGTCGGGGTCGAGAACAACGGCTTCCAGCAGGTCTTCCACGGGCTCAACCCGGAACGCATCACGGGTGCAGCCCTCTGCATCGGCATCGCCCGGTACGCCCTTGCGCAGGCGGCGCGCTACGCGAGCGAACGCGAGGTGTGGGGCGTTCCGATCGGCACACACCAGGGCCTGTCGCATCCACTCGCCCAAGCCAGCATGGAGACCGAACTCGCTGCACTCATGATGCGCAAGGCGGCGTGGCTTCACGACAACGGCCTGCCCGCGGGTGAAGCGTCGAACACGGCGAAGTACGCGGCAGCCGAGGCCGCCGTCTCCGCCATCGACGCGGCTATCCAGACCCACGGCGGCAACGGACTCACGAGCGAGTACGGTCTGCTGCCCTACTGGGGGCTCGCACGTCTGCTGAAGATCGCTCCCGTGAGCCGTGAGATGATCCTCAACTACATTGCCCAGCACAGCCTCGGTCTGCCCCGTTCGTACTGA
- a CDS encoding TetR/AcrR family transcriptional regulator: MTITQPKSARGHNRRELILRSAAELMAERGYPAVSMTQIGAAAGIVGSGVYRHFESKSMLLSALLDRVVKNMLAGTRAVVASGLTGPDLLDEMIRAQTQIAIDNRSLVAVYLRDAGNLPVEGLRTLRRQQRQLVEEWIFQGESVAPYAGEMQLRTVVHAVFALINSVCTYDNPLPSARLVESISTMARATLHAGLGLETASTN, translated from the coding sequence ATGACCATCACCCAGCCCAAGTCCGCGCGCGGCCACAACCGCCGCGAACTGATCCTGCGGTCAGCTGCCGAGCTCATGGCGGAGCGGGGGTATCCGGCGGTCAGCATGACCCAGATCGGCGCGGCCGCCGGCATCGTGGGTTCCGGGGTGTACCGCCACTTCGAGTCGAAGTCGATGCTATTGAGCGCCCTTCTCGACCGCGTGGTCAAGAACATGCTCGCCGGCACCCGCGCGGTGGTGGCCAGCGGGCTCACTGGCCCTGACCTTCTCGATGAGATGATTCGCGCCCAGACGCAGATCGCCATTGACAACCGCTCGCTCGTGGCGGTGTACCTGCGTGATGCCGGCAATCTGCCGGTCGAGGGCCTGCGCACCCTGCGTCGACAGCAGCGTCAGCTCGTGGAGGAGTGGATCTTTCAGGGCGAATCGGTTGCGCCGTACGCGGGGGAGATGCAATTGCGTACCGTCGTGCACGCCGTTTTCGCGCTGATCAACTCCGTGTGTACCTACGACAATCCCCTTCCCTCGGCCCGACTGGTCGAGTCGATTTCCACGATGGCGCGGGCCACCCTCCATGCCGGCCTTGGGCTTGAGACTGCCAGCACGAACTAG
- a CDS encoding TIGR03084 family metal-binding protein, with product MPIDETAFRALLADVAAEAADLNDLLGPLTHAQWRTPTPAEGWNIHDQVVHLAYFDDIAALGFTDPAALTRRVADLLATGDDWVDQINVERADLEPERTLAWFTTSRRCVVETLAAAGPASRTPWFGPPMSAASSATARLMETWAHGQDIRDALGVKTVATDRVRHICHLGVLTRGFSFQVRGVEAPTTDIRVELTAPGGDTWVWGPADAEQRVVGTALDFSLLVTQRRHLADTALTGTPGAAQEWLAVAQAFAGNAGTGRRAGQFDRSTGE from the coding sequence ATGCCGATCGATGAAACCGCCTTCCGCGCCCTCCTTGCCGATGTTGCGGCGGAAGCCGCCGACCTGAACGATCTGCTCGGCCCGCTGACCCACGCACAGTGGCGCACTCCCACGCCCGCCGAGGGCTGGAACATCCACGACCAGGTCGTTCACCTCGCCTACTTCGACGACATCGCCGCCCTGGGCTTCACCGATCCCGCGGCGCTCACTCGGCGGGTCGCCGATCTCCTCGCCACGGGAGACGACTGGGTCGACCAAATCAATGTGGAGAGAGCCGACTTGGAGCCCGAGCGGACGCTCGCCTGGTTCACCACGAGTCGCCGTTGCGTCGTGGAGACGCTCGCCGCCGCCGGGCCTGCGAGTCGCACCCCGTGGTTCGGGCCTCCGATGAGCGCCGCGTCATCGGCGACGGCTCGACTGATGGAGACCTGGGCTCACGGTCAGGACATCCGCGACGCGCTCGGCGTGAAGACCGTTGCGACCGACCGGGTGCGGCATATCTGCCATCTGGGTGTGCTCACCCGCGGGTTCTCGTTCCAGGTGCGCGGCGTGGAGGCGCCGACCACGGACATCCGCGTGGAACTCACCGCGCCCGGCGGCGACACGTGGGTATGGGGGCCAGCGGATGCCGAGCAGCGCGTTGTCGGCACCGCCCTCGACTTCTCCCTGCTCGTTACGCAGAGGCGCCACCTCGCTGACACCGCCCTCACGGGTACGCCGGGGGCCGCCCAGGAGTGGCTGGCCGTGGCCCAGGCTTTCGCGGGCAACGCGGGAACGGGGCGCCGTGCCGGGCAGTTCGACCGGTCGACGGGAGAATAG